Genomic window (Lycium barbarum isolate Lr01 chromosome 2, ASM1917538v2, whole genome shotgun sequence):
TTGCTATTTAACCTGCTAATTTTTGTCTGTATTTTGTTTTGTACCCAAATGATGCCATATTAAATTTTTTAACTTATGTGTTAGTGGTGTCTTCTGAAGTCTCTGTTTGATTCCTGTAACATTTCCCGTGTTCCACAATATAGATAGCTGGAAATATAAGTCTTCCGCCAATAAATCTTGTAAAATTTGTGGTGTTTATGTTGAACTGAGCACTTGAAGGGTTATCAGTCATCAGTGGGAcgcctttttcttttttcatatttTACATTCTAGTTGACGGAGGAGTGAGTTAGGTTATTGAAATGGAAGAGAGGGACTATGCTATCTGTTTCAGTCTATTTACATGTGATGTGCATTTTGTCTACTGCAAACCGGATTGATGCTTCATTGCTTCTCTTAGAGTCATGTCTCTGGATTGATTATGTCATAATTGAATTAATTCCTAGTATTCTACCTGTGTAGGTAAGGAATCCCTGTCAAGTAAGATCGTAGATACTTTTTTTGTGGTAAATTTTGGGCTTAAATCTTTTCCATGTTGAATGTCTAACGTAGATTATCTATGTAAATTTGCAGAATCATGTCATTTGTACTCATTCTTTGCTTCTGCTTCATTCTGCTGTGGCAAGCAATCTTGAACTGTTGGCTAATCGATGTCTTCTTAAATTTACAGCTCATCAAATATGGTTGTGTCATATTATTCAATGTCACAATGTGGGGATGCTATGTGAATAGCCTTAAAGCCCTATCATCTCTACAAGCTACTGTGACAAACTTTGCAACCAACTTTTTATCATCTGGATTGGCTGGATTTTTGCTTTTCAGGGAGCCACTACCAGTCCAGGTAATTTCTGAAATTTGTGCTTCTCTGTATTTATGGACTACAGCATGATCCTCTGATCTTTTTACTTGTTCAGTTCCCTCTTCTCATTTTTTCGAAGTCCTTGTGTTATTGCGCTGTACATCTTTCAACCTATTACCAAGCTGGATTTTTTCCCGACATTGCTGGATTAACCTTACTATGATTTCTGTAGTCATAGTACGAGCCTTTTGATCCCGTTTCTTGTTCAGTCTTCTCTGTCCAACTGTATCACGACCAGAGGCGGATccatgatttaaattttatgggttcaatctatagatttttagtattgaactcattatatttttaaagttaggggttcatatctactatttattacaattttaataattttttatacataaatttagGCTCCGCATCTAaaatttggggttcaattgaacccaacCTTATAGGCTACATACGCCTCTGATCACGACTTCACCTTAAAGATCAATCACTGAACAAAAAATTTCTAAAATTAGTCTGAAGTACTAATAGTCAGAAAGTATGTCTTTACGGTTGCTATGAGTATTAGTTACCCGACATGA
Coding sequences:
- the LOC132628094 gene encoding uncharacterized protein LOC132628094 — its product is MEGYVWAIAAGLNAALAAISAKFFTSQLIKYGCVILFNVTMWGCYVNSLKALSSLQATVTNFATNFLSSGLAGFLLFREPLPVQWFAGASLIVLGVIVLSKSSIEKKPHTS